The Akkermansia sp. N21116 genome includes a region encoding these proteins:
- a CDS encoding peptidylprolyl isomerase, which translates to MDNPFNDNSDAIALVYGEPITRNQLERRKAEIAYTRGWRRGWDPTSSEVLTPQQQETLRIQAMYDLVEAALLRLKTRTNDMRLPDQGELSGRYFKELRARFPEGEQAFLEALHVQELTDKELADKITARLKQQAMLVRSIDESVPVSDTDLKVYYDRVREKIKVPRHRTLKHIFKAGLHHDSSEVKQKMEAVAAELQSGVSFSDLAARHSEDTATARKGGELGVVTADRKDLLKGVDLFALPDGEPVLVESPLGWHIFQAGPVVEERIPSFEEAKPTLKSALESVRRDRAASLYADELRREAHAKKRIIVSDAK; encoded by the coding sequence ATGGACAACCCGTTCAACGATAATTCGGATGCGATCGCTCTCGTTTACGGGGAACCTATTACCAGAAACCAGCTTGAACGCCGCAAGGCGGAAATCGCCTACACGCGCGGATGGCGCCGGGGGTGGGATCCCACTTCGTCAGAAGTGTTGACTCCCCAGCAGCAGGAGACTTTGCGCATTCAGGCTATGTACGACTTGGTTGAAGCTGCCCTGTTGCGTTTGAAAACGCGTACCAATGACATGAGGCTGCCCGATCAGGGAGAATTGTCCGGCCGGTATTTTAAGGAGCTCCGAGCGCGTTTCCCAGAAGGGGAACAGGCGTTTCTTGAGGCGCTTCATGTGCAGGAACTAACTGATAAGGAGTTGGCTGACAAGATTACAGCTCGCTTGAAACAGCAGGCGATGCTAGTTCGGAGCATTGATGAGTCGGTGCCCGTGTCCGATACGGATCTCAAGGTTTATTATGATCGCGTCCGGGAAAAAATCAAGGTTCCCCGCCACCGTACGCTCAAACACATTTTCAAGGCGGGTCTGCACCATGATTCCAGTGAGGTCAAGCAGAAGATGGAGGCTGTGGCTGCCGAATTGCAAAGCGGAGTTTCATTTTCCGATCTGGCGGCAAGGCACAGTGAGGACACTGCCACCGCCAGGAAGGGCGGGGAACTGGGCGTGGTGACGGCAGACAGGAAGGATTTGCTGAAGGGTGTAGATTTATTTGCCCTCCCCGACGGCGAGCCAGTGCTGGTGGAAAGTCCTTTGGGCTGGCACATTTTCCAGGCCGGACCTGTTGTCGAGGAGAGAATCCCTTCTTTTGAAGAGGCAAAACCGACATTGAAGAGTGCGCTGGAGAGTGTTCGTCGTGATCGTGCGGCAAGTCTTTATGCCGATGAACTTCGGCGGGAGGCTCATGCCAAAAAGAGGATTATTGTTTCGGACGCAAAGTAG
- a CDS encoding MarR family winged helix-turn-helix transcriptional regulator, with protein sequence MKAIECIQNFASNVRLANFRLSSAQVILSIVSGHHRHSTIVEHTGLHPNTVTNILRDLIGQGYVRKFGDERPYVYRTTKNGNTICIRLLRNNNDNNNR encoded by the coding sequence ATGAAAGCCATCGAATGCATCCAGAACTTTGCCTCCAATGTCCGGTTGGCAAACTTCAGGCTCAGCAGCGCCCAGGTGATCTTGTCCATCGTATCCGGTCATCACCGGCATAGCACCATTGTCGAGCATACGGGGCTCCATCCCAATACGGTCACGAATATCCTCAGGGATCTGATCGGCCAGGGATACGTCCGTAAATTCGGAGACGAACGCCCCTACGTTTATCGCACAACGAAGAATGGCAATACCATCTGCATCCGGCTGCTCCGAAACAACAACGACAACAACAATCGATAA